A segment of the Fibrobacter succinogenes subsp. succinogenes S85 genome:
AGGCTATTTTTGTCTTCATAAAGGCTCTCTCCTAATAGGGACTCTCAAAAAGAGACATTAAATCAAACAATAAAATACATTATCTTCTGGTTTTGTGCATGAAAATTTACGATAGAATGTTGAAAATCAATAAATTAGTGCCGTTTTGTCATTCGTTCCGAGGGGGGCGGTTTAGTTTTTTTGCTTTTACCTGGATTTGCGCTGTCTTGGTTATTGCCGTGACGGGCTGTCGTGACGAGTCAAGTGCTCAAGGGAATTTACAATCAAAAGCGCCGGTGACTGCATGCAGCGAGTCCGTCCAGTTTGAACCGGTCGTGAGCGACTATTTCTCGATTGGTAAACTGTGCGGGGTTGATGTCGCGGTTGTGCGTTCCGTGGTCGGTAAGGATACGTTGGTCCATAAATACGTGATGATGGATTCAGCGGCCGCCTCTCTTGGGATGGATCTGCAACATCGCGGGTTCCCGGAAGAATGGCATTCGGCGGTGGTATTGCGTGTGCCGCTTAACCGTGTAGCGGCCCTTTCGACTTCGCAGGTGGGCTACATGCTCAGGCTCGGGCTTCGCGACAAGATTGTCGGTGTCTCGGATGGGCAGTACATCGTGGATAGTGTTTTGTACGAGCGTGCGCAGAATAAGTCTGTGGCTAGTATCGGCTACGATGCAAGCGCCCTGGAAAAATTGATGGCTCTTAATTTGGACTTGGTTCTTGACTTTACTACAGGCGGTGATTACGATAACTACGAACAAATTGCAAGAACCAATCTCCCGTTGATGCTCACGTCCGAATGGCAAGAAAATACTCCGCTTGCAAAACTGGAATGGATTAAGTTGTACGGAATTCTGTTTGGCCTCCGCGCTCAAGCCGATACCATTTTCAAACAAGAGAAACAAAAATACGAAACACTAAAGGCTTTGATTGCTTCTGCAGATTCCCTCTCGTCTCTCGTCTCTCGCCA
Coding sequences within it:
- a CDS encoding ABC transporter substrate-binding protein, with translation MVIAVTGCRDESSAQGNLQSKAPVTACSESVQFEPVVSDYFSIGKLCGVDVAVVRSVVGKDTLVHKYVMMDSAAASLGMDLQHRGFPEEWHSAVVLRVPLNRVAALSTSQVGYMLRLGLRDKIVGVSDGQYIVDSVLYERAQNKSVASIGYDASALEKLMALNLDLVLDFTTGGDYDNYEQIARTNLPLMLTSEWQENTPLAKLEWIKLYGILFGLRAQADTIFKQEKQKYETLKALIASADSLSSLVSRHSSEHCPRVLAGMSYGGVWHASGGNSFTANLVRDAGGCYMWASDTSRELTFSFEEVYALADSVDVWVNPSMFATTDEILALEPRVKNIKAFKEKKVFQNDGRKGLGAGNDFYEGAITRPAELLWNLTKCIKGSVPGVNSIDTSYKWYRNIYNF